In the genome of Terribacillus sp. FSL K6-0262, one region contains:
- a CDS encoding MBL fold metallo-hydrolase — protein MNPLHTAELAEKIKKKETVHLLDIRQTADVQDWAIDAGSVKRYAIPFADIKADPNKARRQLPEQEPVYVMCYRGKSAQTAVSLLESAGMDNGVHVVGGMQAWGETISPAKIGDLTYGGSIYQFMRIGKGCLSYMIVSGGEAAVVDPARFTEAYVSFAKENGWEIKHVLDTHLHADHLSGGQKLAEETGATYWFPANDGKEAKFSFSPLQDGTKIPLGKPEEGIRCVASPGHTEGSISFVVDDTYLLSGDTLFTESIGRPDLAGQAEQWVQDLYSTLYEKYPLLSLDLIVLPAHFSELSEIGPDGTVQARMEDLYRKNPRLQMKDSSEFTASVLNSIPARQPNSYQLIREANQGNTTIDETEAADIESGPNRCAVTN, from the coding sequence ATGAATCCATTGCACACAGCAGAGCTGGCAGAAAAAATCAAAAAGAAAGAAACCGTCCATCTGCTGGATATCCGGCAAACGGCGGATGTACAAGATTGGGCCATTGATGCCGGCAGCGTCAAAAGATACGCCATTCCATTTGCCGACATCAAAGCTGACCCGAATAAAGCCCGCAGACAGCTGCCAGAACAAGAGCCTGTCTATGTGATGTGCTATCGGGGCAAATCAGCCCAGACAGCTGTCTCTCTTTTAGAGTCGGCTGGCATGGATAATGGTGTCCATGTGGTCGGCGGTATGCAAGCATGGGGAGAAACAATCAGTCCAGCGAAGATCGGTGACCTTACGTATGGCGGATCGATTTACCAGTTTATGCGCATCGGGAAAGGCTGCCTATCCTATATGATCGTCTCTGGAGGCGAAGCAGCCGTAGTGGACCCGGCCAGATTCACGGAAGCCTATGTTTCTTTCGCAAAGGAGAATGGATGGGAAATCAAACATGTATTGGATACCCACCTCCACGCAGATCATTTATCCGGCGGACAAAAGCTCGCAGAGGAAACCGGGGCGACCTATTGGTTCCCTGCCAATGATGGAAAAGAAGCAAAGTTCAGCTTTTCCCCGTTACAAGACGGGACCAAAATACCCTTGGGCAAGCCCGAGGAAGGCATTCGCTGTGTTGCCTCACCAGGTCATACAGAGGGAAGCATCAGTTTTGTCGTTGATGACACATACCTGTTATCCGGGGATACGCTCTTTACCGAGTCGATCGGACGCCCGGATCTGGCAGGTCAGGCAGAACAATGGGTACAAGATTTGTACAGCACCTTATATGAAAAATATCCATTATTGTCGCTGGACTTGATCGTCCTGCCTGCCCATTTCTCGGAGCTTTCGGAAATCGGACCAGATGGAACGGTACAAGCACGAATGGAAGATCTATACCGAAAGAACCCTCGTCTGCAGATGAAAGATTCGAGCGAGTTCACTGCTTCCGTTTTAAACAGCATCCCTGCGCGTCAGCCCAATAGCTATCAGCTGATCCGGGAAGCGAATCAAGGAAACACAACCATAGATGAAACAGAGGCAGCAGACATCGAATCCGGTCCTAACCGCTGTGCAGTCACCAACTGA
- a CDS encoding metal-dependent hydrolase, which yields MKGITHLLIGAGAGFASATALDAEGAVTVTMTCTAAVASLVPDLDTGGILSNRITFSHKAIRNITIFIGLLLILYSMWNLFGQDRYIGLAIGAGIMVLSRVINKKFMLLITGIAVLLTGLYAGHTWVVMSGCYIGIASFLAHRSYTHSLIGLIYFYILMTFFEQETALFGTQLAGTAGYASHLLADSRIFPVNKKGVKLLLPIIKKDF from the coding sequence ATGAAAGGGATCACACATTTATTAATTGGAGCAGGAGCTGGATTCGCCAGCGCAACCGCCTTGGATGCAGAAGGTGCCGTCACCGTCACGATGACCTGTACAGCAGCAGTCGCAAGCTTGGTACCCGATTTGGATACAGGGGGCATCCTCTCCAACCGCATCACTTTTTCACACAAAGCTATCCGCAATATTACAATTTTCATCGGATTATTGCTCATCCTGTATAGTATGTGGAATTTATTTGGCCAAGATCGTTATATCGGGTTGGCGATCGGAGCAGGAATTATGGTTCTCTCCCGCGTAATCAATAAGAAGTTCATGCTGCTGATCACCGGCATCGCTGTGCTGCTGACAGGGTTGTATGCCGGGCATACATGGGTTGTCATGAGCGGATGCTATATCGGGATCGCATCCTTCCTTGCTCATAGAAGTTACACGCATTCCTTGATCGGGCTGATCTATTTCTACATATTGATGACATTCTTCGAACAAGAGACAGCCCTTTTCGGAACCCAGCTTGCCGGCACAGCCGGCTATGCTAGCCATCTGCTTGCTGACAGCAGGATATTCCCTGTCAATAAGAAAGGAGTCAAATTACTCCTTCCTATAATAAAAAAAGATTTCTAA